One region of Paraburkholderia acidiphila genomic DNA includes:
- a CDS encoding tyrosine-type recombinase/integrase, protein MPRLHHALDDLQLRRWVAQGEPVAKSDGDGLTFTLSDTRAATWVLRYSRGTRRRELTLGTYPDLSLSDARKKARAYRVKIDGGEDPAADKRVEKARVREAVTVSKLCDEFVEKRFPSLAENSVKMYGWLLDGTLRTKLGPLEVRATRPSDIVYMIKTCGHPWSVCKTLLGLTTRVFTHATGQRMIDANPATGIDLEAILGEQPKRRKRLMLSEEELRALLPGVDKLLGRANGLMFRILLATCVRTRELVKAEKSLIDLERGSWRVRGETVKTKEGFLVPLPPLVIGWFRELIALSGDSPWLCPSRWSKNEGHVNMHILRDAITEAFVSKGLEIRRFTPHDTRSTAKGHLRNLGFSREISEIALNHKLPGIEGVYDVREEIPERRRAMEAWAKFIGECCDGTTPHEESGSNVVPFKPRRAA, encoded by the coding sequence ATGCCACGCCTTCATCACGCGCTCGACGACCTCCAGCTGCGCCGCTGGGTCGCCCAGGGCGAACCCGTCGCGAAGAGCGACGGCGACGGGCTCACCTTTACCCTTTCCGATACCCGCGCCGCGACCTGGGTGCTCCGCTACAGTCGCGGCACGCGCCGGCGCGAACTCACGCTCGGCACCTACCCCGACCTTTCCCTGTCAGATGCGCGCAAGAAAGCGCGCGCCTATCGCGTGAAGATCGACGGCGGCGAGGATCCGGCGGCGGACAAGCGCGTCGAGAAGGCGCGCGTGCGCGAGGCGGTGACCGTCTCGAAGCTCTGCGACGAATTCGTTGAGAAGCGCTTCCCGAGCCTCGCCGAGAACAGCGTCAAGATGTACGGATGGCTGCTCGACGGCACGCTCCGGACAAAACTCGGGCCGCTCGAGGTGCGGGCGACGCGGCCTTCCGACATCGTCTACATGATCAAGACGTGCGGCCATCCGTGGTCGGTCTGCAAAACCCTGCTCGGCTTGACGACCCGGGTATTCACGCACGCGACTGGCCAGCGGATGATCGACGCGAACCCGGCGACCGGCATCGACCTTGAGGCGATCCTCGGTGAGCAGCCGAAACGCCGCAAGCGCCTGATGCTCTCCGAGGAGGAGCTGCGCGCGCTGCTGCCGGGCGTCGACAAGCTGCTCGGCCGGGCGAATGGACTCATGTTCCGGATCCTGCTGGCAACGTGCGTGCGCACGCGCGAGCTGGTGAAGGCGGAGAAGTCGCTGATCGACCTCGAGCGCGGCAGCTGGCGCGTACGCGGGGAGACGGTGAAAACGAAAGAGGGGTTTCTCGTTCCCCTGCCCCCGCTCGTCATCGGCTGGTTCCGGGAGCTGATCGCGTTGTCGGGCGATTCGCCATGGCTCTGCCCTTCGCGCTGGAGCAAGAACGAGGGGCACGTGAACATGCATATCCTTCGCGACGCGATCACCGAGGCGTTCGTCAGCAAAGGCCTCGAGATTCGCCGCTTCACACCGCACGACACACGGTCGACGGCAAAGGGGCACCTCCGCAACCTTGGCTTCTCGCGCGAGATCAGCGAAATCGCGCTCAATCACAAGCTGCCGGGCATCGAAGGCGTCTATGACGTGCGCGAAGAGATCCCGGAGCGCCGGCGCGCCATGGAAGCCTGGGCGAAATTCATTGGCGAGTGCTGCGACGGCACCACCCCGCACGAAGAGTCCGGCTCGAACGTCGTGCCATTCAAACCGCGGCGCGCCGCGTAA
- a CDS encoding glycoside hydrolase family 73 protein codes for MTPDDFIAAIAPPAQELAASSNIPASFTVAQAALESGWASSQLANKYFNLFGVKADPSWTGQTVALPTTEYVGGKPITVQANWRVYDSWFASLQDHAQFLLNNPRYAPAFAYSTGALFARAVAAAGYATDPHYAAKIISIINAHALASLDS; via the coding sequence ATGACACCCGACGACTTTATTGCGGCGATCGCGCCGCCGGCGCAGGAGCTCGCCGCCTCGAGCAACATCCCGGCCAGTTTCACCGTCGCGCAGGCGGCGCTTGAATCGGGGTGGGCGAGTTCGCAGCTCGCGAACAAGTACTTCAACCTCTTCGGGGTGAAGGCGGATCCGAGCTGGACGGGCCAGACTGTGGCCCTTCCGACCACGGAATACGTCGGTGGCAAGCCGATCACCGTGCAAGCGAACTGGCGCGTCTATGACAGCTGGTTCGCGAGCCTGCAGGACCATGCACAGTTCCTGCTCAACAATCCGCGCTACGCGCCGGCATTCGCCTACTCGACCGGTGCGCTCTTCGCGCGCGCGGTGGCTGCCGCCGGTTATGCGACGGATCCTCACTATGCCGCGAAGATCATCTCGATCATCAATGCGCATGCGCTTGCGTCGCTCGATAGCTGA
- a CDS encoding patatin-like phospholipase family protein, which yields MRPLRLALSGSGFKVPAHVGALQAVADAGFEPVELAGTSGGSIVAAMAACRMKLSDMKTLALTFDWSGMLAFSPFAALRLRGFCDGRRLLDWLTDQTNGLTFGQLGTDLTVVASDVASEAPFEFSRATTPGVAVAQAVRASTSIPFAFEPVRLGASLLADGGMVNNIPVDRLKVDEVPRLGVQLVSQDLPMQSDTSLSPFGFSERLIDLMLSACESTHVSAAQAAGAHMAFVETGYASTLDRTMPLELRQRLFNDGYNAAKAALAAIPAPVAPVA from the coding sequence ATGAGGCCGCTGCGCCTCGCGCTGAGCGGTTCTGGCTTCAAGGTGCCGGCGCACGTCGGCGCGCTGCAGGCGGTCGCTGACGCCGGCTTCGAGCCCGTCGAGCTGGCGGGCACGTCCGGCGGCAGCATCGTCGCGGCGATGGCCGCATGCCGCATGAAGCTGTCGGATATGAAGACGCTCGCGCTGACGTTCGACTGGTCCGGCATGCTCGCCTTCAGCCCGTTCGCGGCGCTGCGCCTGCGCGGCTTCTGCGACGGCCGGCGGCTGCTCGACTGGCTGACCGACCAGACCAACGGCCTCACGTTCGGTCAGCTGGGCACGGACCTCACGGTCGTAGCCTCGGACGTCGCGAGCGAGGCGCCGTTCGAGTTCTCGCGTGCAACGACGCCGGGCGTGGCGGTCGCGCAGGCGGTCCGTGCGTCGACGTCGATTCCGTTTGCGTTCGAGCCGGTGCGTCTGGGGGCGTCGCTGCTCGCCGACGGCGGGATGGTGAACAACATCCCGGTCGATCGCCTGAAGGTCGACGAGGTGCCTCGGCTAGGCGTGCAGCTCGTAAGTCAGGATCTGCCGATGCAGTCCGACACGTCGCTTTCACCGTTCGGGTTCTCCGAGCGGTTGATCGACCTGATGCTGTCGGCCTGCGAGTCGACGCATGTATCGGCCGCCCAGGCCGCGGGCGCGCACATGGCGTTTGTCGAGACGGGCTATGCGTCGACGCTCGATCGCACGATGCCCCTCGAGCTACGGCAGCGCCTGTTCAATGACGGCTACAACGCGGCGAAAGCGGCGCTTGCCGCCATCCCGGCGCCCGTCGCCCCCGTGGCATAG
- a CDS encoding flippase-like domain-containing protein, protein MSRAAILLLSIGTALFIALLAWQGLGSVTGALAAAGWGLVLVAAFHVVPLALDAGAIAVLFGKDARVDQRDALLARWTGESVNSLLPAGQIGGPVAMVRQLAQRGMSMRDAAAAITVSTTLQAVAQIVFAVFGIVLFSAYAANGAPRDLGVAALIATAVLGGLIALFYAAQRRGLFGRLLRLASKVFGKRDWSALATRADAVDEAVKSLYAQRGRVAASFALSLAGWLVGTVEVWLALRFLGHPVGWIDALLLESIGQAIRGAAFAIPGSLGVQEGGYLLLAPLVGLPPEAALALSLAKRAREILLGLPGLLYLHFSERSWQRRRASRVCAVEVAD, encoded by the coding sequence GTGAGCCGTGCTGCCATCCTGCTGCTGTCGATCGGCACGGCACTCTTCATTGCGCTGCTCGCATGGCAGGGCCTCGGCTCGGTAACGGGCGCGCTCGCGGCCGCCGGTTGGGGTCTCGTGCTCGTTGCCGCGTTCCACGTCGTGCCCCTCGCGCTCGACGCGGGGGCGATCGCCGTGCTCTTCGGCAAAGATGCTCGCGTCGATCAGCGTGACGCGCTGCTCGCGCGCTGGACGGGCGAATCGGTGAACAGCCTGTTGCCGGCGGGCCAGATCGGCGGCCCGGTGGCGATGGTGCGTCAGCTTGCCCAACGCGGCATGTCGATGCGCGACGCGGCCGCGGCTATCACCGTGAGCACCACGCTGCAGGCCGTGGCGCAGATCGTTTTCGCCGTATTCGGCATCGTGCTTTTTTCGGCTTATGCCGCGAACGGCGCGCCGCGCGATCTCGGCGTCGCGGCGCTGATTGCGACCGCCGTGCTCGGCGGCCTGATCGCACTGTTCTATGCCGCGCAGCGCCGCGGTTTGTTCGGCCGCCTGCTGCGCCTTGCCTCGAAGGTATTCGGCAAGCGCGACTGGTCCGCGCTTGCCACGCGCGCCGACGCCGTCGACGAAGCCGTGAAGTCGCTTTACGCCCAGCGTGGCCGCGTGGCGGCCAGCTTCGCGTTGAGCCTCGCGGGCTGGCTCGTGGGCACGGTGGAGGTGTGGCTCGCGCTGCGCTTTCTCGGCCATCCGGTAGGCTGGATCGATGCGCTGCTGCTCGAAAGCATCGGCCAGGCCATTCGCGGTGCGGCCTTCGCCATTCCTGGCTCGCTGGGCGTGCAAGAGGGCGGTTACCTGCTGCTTGCGCCGCTCGTCGGCCTGCCGCCCGAGGCGGCGCTCGCGCTCTCGCTCGCCAAGCGCGCGCGCGAAATCCTGCTCGGCTTGCCGGGCCTGCTGTATCTGCATTTCAGCGAACGTAGCTGGCAACGCCGGCGCGCCTCGCGCGTCTGTGCTGTCGAAGTCGCCGATTGA
- a CDS encoding phosphocholine cytidylyltransferase family protein codes for MRAIILAAGLGLRLQQPAGDQFPKCLLQFEGVTLLERHLQFLEEAGVTEVVLALGFQPELVEAELKRIGWPHKVEVVMNPRFDLGSVLTVHRTAEAFTRGGDVLLMDADVLYDERVFAPLVAGEAPANRLLIDRDFEAGDEPVKLCLRNGVPVELRKQLAVGLQYDTIGESVGFFRLNEATARRFAQIVEGYVDTGRANLPHEEALRDLLLERGSEFETADVTGAPWIEIDFPNDVTRAAEQVLPQLRPVVSRVKQTAV; via the coding sequence ATGCGCGCCATCATTCTCGCGGCAGGCCTTGGCCTGCGCCTTCAGCAACCGGCTGGAGATCAGTTTCCGAAATGTCTGCTGCAGTTCGAGGGCGTGACGCTGCTCGAACGCCATTTGCAATTCCTGGAAGAGGCGGGCGTGACGGAAGTCGTGCTCGCACTCGGTTTCCAGCCTGAGCTGGTCGAGGCCGAACTCAAGCGCATCGGTTGGCCGCACAAGGTCGAGGTCGTGATGAATCCGCGCTTCGACCTGGGCAGCGTGCTCACGGTGCATCGCACGGCCGAGGCGTTCACGCGCGGCGGCGACGTACTGCTCATGGACGCCGACGTGCTCTACGACGAGCGCGTGTTCGCGCCGCTCGTGGCAGGGGAGGCGCCGGCCAACCGTCTGCTGATCGACCGCGACTTCGAAGCTGGCGACGAGCCCGTGAAGCTGTGCCTGCGCAACGGCGTGCCGGTCGAACTGCGCAAGCAACTGGCGGTCGGTCTGCAATACGACACGATCGGCGAGTCGGTGGGCTTCTTCCGCCTGAACGAAGCCACGGCGCGCCGCTTCGCGCAGATCGTCGAAGGCTATGTTGATACGGGCCGCGCGAACCTGCCGCACGAAGAGGCGCTGCGCGACCTGCTGCTCGAACGCGGCAGCGAATTCGAAACCGCGGACGTGACAGGCGCGCCGTGGATCGAGATCGACTTCCCCAATGACGTGACGCGCGCCGCGGAGCAGGTGCTGCCGCAACTGCGTCCGGTCGTGAGCCGCGTGAAGCAGACGGCTGTCTGA
- a CDS encoding baseplate J/gp47 family protein: MPYSRPTLTDLRTQIWSDIQTGLGSILAFLQKAVLKILGAALAAMIWGVYGYLDWIAKQAVPWTAQDEYLAGWGALKDTYLKEASATVLNVLFTGAVPGTPIDAGAGITRQDTTLYTVLTAAEVASDGTLTVEVQAAVAGSAANSDNGTSMTLTSAIAGIPSTGTVSATVTTGADVEDPEDYRTRVMDAFQNPAQGGAQSDYVKWATDIAGVTRAWCQPNGFGAGTVVLYFMMDDAESAHAGFPQGANGVSQYDQGPNGSPRDTVATGDQLTVANAIISEQPVTALVYACSPIENQIGFTISGLSTAGSTTQAAIDSALADVFFRNGQPKGTIDWSDITGAVNSVSGTSGYLITAVTSTVGGVPTSLLPNANITMGAGQLPVLGTVNYV; the protein is encoded by the coding sequence ATGCCGTATTCCAGACCAACTCTTACCGATCTGCGCACGCAGATCTGGAGCGACATCCAGACGGGTCTAGGATCGATTCTCGCGTTCCTACAGAAGGCAGTCCTGAAGATTCTTGGCGCCGCGCTCGCCGCAATGATCTGGGGCGTGTACGGCTATCTCGACTGGATCGCAAAGCAGGCTGTCCCGTGGACCGCGCAGGATGAATATCTCGCGGGTTGGGGAGCACTGAAAGACACCTATCTGAAGGAAGCATCTGCGACGGTTCTGAACGTTCTGTTCACCGGTGCCGTTCCAGGCACGCCAATCGATGCGGGAGCCGGCATCACGCGGCAAGACACGACGCTCTATACCGTATTGACGGCGGCCGAAGTGGCAAGCGACGGCACCCTGACGGTCGAAGTGCAGGCGGCCGTTGCGGGGAGCGCGGCGAACTCGGACAACGGGACTTCGATGACCCTGACGTCCGCGATCGCGGGCATTCCGTCAACCGGGACCGTATCGGCTACCGTGACGACGGGCGCCGACGTGGAGGATCCGGAAGACTATCGCACGCGTGTAATGGATGCATTCCAGAATCCGGCGCAGGGCGGCGCGCAGAGCGACTACGTCAAATGGGCGACCGACATCGCTGGCGTGACGCGCGCCTGGTGTCAACCGAATGGCTTTGGTGCAGGGACCGTAGTCCTGTATTTCATGATGGACGATGCTGAGTCAGCGCATGCCGGTTTCCCCCAGGGAGCAAACGGCGTGTCGCAATATGATCAAGGTCCCAACGGCAGTCCCCGAGACACGGTCGCGACGGGCGACCAGCTCACTGTCGCGAACGCAATCATCAGCGAACAGCCGGTGACCGCACTCGTATATGCGTGCTCGCCGATCGAGAACCAGATTGGGTTCACGATCTCCGGGCTAAGCACCGCGGGCAGTACCACGCAGGCGGCGATCGATTCTGCGCTGGCCGATGTCTTTTTCCGGAATGGGCAACCGAAGGGAACGATTGACTGGTCGGATATTACTGGCGCCGTGAATTCGGTATCCGGAACCAGCGGATATCTGATCACCGCTGTCACAAGCACCGTTGGCGGTGTGCCAACGTCGCTTTTGCCGAATGCGAACATCACAATGGGCGCCGGCCAGTTGCCGGTCCTCGGTACCGTGAACTACGTCTGA
- a CDS encoding SGNH/GDSL hydrolase family protein, translating into MNGDWAFDPVASVLYGPKANNVWPTPGNSFKGTPGSTGAAGPRGLSTRQLAAGSFMQATNSQPVLSDGIITGANAIEARFVPAGGGDMQIVLSNKNGTGPVTWTASAQWPTALVPQSYTWNGESSITIQPGVENVASDPFSGGGNIYGCPPPGTEVFIRLFASCAAGVKFEYNTSTGGGMTTGTTQTDQTLSQSYNYGTGGSAQIGISGLRGAPLIASTSVAGVGDSIMRGQGDSVDGSSTFSDFGPLYYACGGFAANALPWSNCAIVGETAAQFGTIPTPRRQMYLKYADVIPMMYGTNDVGYTSGAISLANLQATLIKAWWAANGLGAKVIACTLLPRSTSTNGYIDVPGQTPVAGWGPGSVVALNNAWMRDGAPMQNGVAVAVGTVGALRAGQAGHPLAAVCNWTQDVEAGQDSGVWVVNGTPNYATPDGTHEADPMAQLMGGRLRTTINAVAAL; encoded by the coding sequence GTGAACGGCGACTGGGCGTTCGATCCGGTCGCCAGCGTTCTCTATGGCCCGAAGGCGAACAACGTCTGGCCAACGCCCGGCAATTCATTCAAGGGCACTCCCGGATCAACGGGTGCGGCTGGCCCGCGAGGGCTTTCGACGCGCCAACTCGCGGCCGGCTCGTTTATGCAGGCCACGAATTCGCAGCCCGTCCTGAGTGACGGCATCATCACCGGCGCGAATGCCATCGAAGCGCGTTTTGTGCCCGCTGGCGGCGGTGACATGCAGATCGTTCTCAGCAACAAAAATGGCACGGGTCCGGTCACGTGGACGGCGTCGGCGCAATGGCCGACGGCGCTCGTCCCGCAGTCGTACACCTGGAATGGAGAGTCGAGCATTACGATCCAGCCGGGTGTCGAGAATGTTGCGAGCGATCCGTTCTCGGGGGGCGGCAACATTTACGGCTGCCCGCCGCCAGGCACCGAAGTCTTCATTCGCCTCTTTGCGTCCTGTGCGGCCGGTGTGAAGTTCGAGTACAACACGAGCACCGGCGGCGGCATGACGACGGGCACGACGCAGACAGATCAGACGCTGTCGCAGTCGTATAACTATGGCACTGGCGGCAGCGCTCAGATCGGTATCTCCGGCCTGCGCGGTGCACCACTGATCGCGAGCACGTCGGTCGCGGGAGTCGGCGATTCGATCATGCGCGGCCAGGGTGATAGCGTCGACGGCAGCTCGACCTTCTCCGATTTCGGTCCACTCTATTACGCGTGCGGCGGCTTCGCAGCAAACGCGCTTCCATGGTCGAACTGCGCCATCGTCGGCGAAACCGCAGCGCAATTCGGGACGATCCCAACGCCGCGGCGGCAGATGTATCTCAAGTACGCCGATGTCATTCCCATGATGTACGGCACGAACGACGTCGGCTATACGAGCGGCGCCATCTCGCTTGCCAACCTGCAAGCGACTCTCATCAAAGCGTGGTGGGCGGCTAACGGGCTCGGTGCGAAGGTCATCGCCTGCACGCTGCTTCCGCGATCGACAAGCACGAACGGCTACATCGATGTCCCCGGGCAAACGCCGGTTGCGGGCTGGGGACCGGGAAGCGTCGTAGCGCTGAATAACGCGTGGATGCGCGACGGTGCGCCGATGCAGAACGGCGTTGCTGTTGCTGTCGGAACTGTGGGCGCGCTTCGTGCCGGTCAGGCAGGTCACCCGCTCGCCGCGGTCTGCAACTGGACGCAGGACGTGGAAGCCGGCCAGGACTCCGGCGTATGGGTTGTGAACGGCACTCCGAACTATGCGACTCCTGACGGCACTCATGAGGCAGATCCAATGGCGCAGCTGATGGGAGGGCGATTGAGAACAACCATCAACGCAGTTGCCGCCCTGTAG
- a CDS encoding YmfQ family protein yields MLAPNFSAADYLRALEAHLPRGRVWPRDSDASQTKVLGTLTPCFARLNARANNLLVDAFPASTYELLPEWEATLGLPDPCAGAAPTTQQRVAQVVSRLTATGGQSIAYFKAVAAALGYPITITQFVPSRFGKAFGTLFGGTAWAFAWQVDAPTFTINSLQFGGSFGTPFATWGNNVLQCEIERLSPAHTTVLFSYS; encoded by the coding sequence ATGCTCGCTCCCAATTTCAGTGCTGCTGATTACCTGCGCGCTCTTGAGGCACATCTGCCTCGAGGCCGTGTATGGCCACGCGATAGTGACGCGTCGCAGACAAAAGTTCTCGGGACGCTCACACCGTGCTTTGCACGTCTGAATGCTCGAGCCAACAATCTTCTCGTCGACGCGTTTCCTGCGTCGACGTATGAACTGCTTCCAGAGTGGGAGGCGACGCTCGGATTGCCGGATCCGTGCGCCGGAGCGGCACCCACGACGCAGCAACGCGTCGCACAGGTTGTCAGTCGCTTGACTGCGACGGGTGGCCAGTCGATCGCCTACTTCAAGGCAGTCGCCGCCGCGCTCGGCTATCCGATCACGATTACGCAGTTCGTCCCCTCGCGCTTCGGCAAGGCGTTCGGAACGCTCTTTGGTGGGACTGCGTGGGCTTTTGCCTGGCAGGTGGACGCGCCGACTTTCACGATCAACTCACTTCAGTTTGGTGGCTCATTCGGTACACCATTCGCCACATGGGGCAACAACGTTCTGCAGTGTGAAATTGAACGCTTGTCTCCCGCACATACAACCGTACTCTTCTCATATTCCTGA
- a CDS encoding 2OG-Fe(II) oxygenase gives MSLQAEQEQVVAPPVPAQSRAAHVTRAGAGEPDGAIGRALHPLSTARLRDDYQSQGSFLYLSDFLPADATQQLIDAANALLPEVNRNYLPGHKAGGSVSRHTIDRLAPYIAELYRSPQLIAWLEKITGDRLQLSPEDDPHAYALYYYTRAGDHIGWHYDTSYYDGRRYTVLLGVIDESSCKLDYELHTKDPNKADEPGSVQYPPGALIVFDGDKLRHRVTPSLEGEVRVSLTLEYVTNPNMRPWRRFISNMKDAIAYFGFRQVFRKAFGGKA, from the coding sequence ATGAGCTTGCAAGCAGAACAAGAACAGGTCGTAGCGCCTCCCGTCCCCGCGCAAAGCCGCGCCGCACATGTCACACGCGCCGGGGCCGGCGAGCCGGACGGCGCGATCGGCCGCGCGCTGCACCCGTTGAGCACCGCGCGCCTGCGCGACGACTACCAGAGTCAGGGCTCGTTCCTGTATCTCTCCGATTTCCTGCCCGCCGATGCCACGCAACAGTTGATCGACGCGGCCAACGCGCTGCTTCCCGAAGTCAACCGCAACTATCTGCCGGGCCACAAGGCGGGCGGCAGCGTGAGCCGTCACACGATCGACCGCCTCGCGCCGTACATCGCCGAGCTTTACCGCTCGCCGCAACTGATCGCGTGGCTCGAAAAGATCACCGGCGACCGCCTCCAGCTTTCGCCCGAAGACGACCCGCACGCGTACGCGCTCTATTACTACACGCGCGCCGGCGACCATATCGGCTGGCATTACGACACGTCGTATTACGACGGCCGCCGCTATACGGTGCTGCTCGGCGTGATCGACGAGTCGTCCTGCAAGCTCGACTACGAGCTGCACACGAAAGACCCGAACAAGGCGGATGAACCGGGCTCGGTGCAGTACCCGCCGGGCGCGCTGATCGTGTTCGACGGCGACAAGCTTCGCCATCGCGTCACGCCGAGCCTCGAAGGCGAAGTGCGCGTGTCGCTCACGCTCGAATACGTGACGAACCCGAACATGCGTCCGTGGCGGCGCTTCATCTCGAACATGAAGGACGCGATTGCGTACTTCGGTTTCCGCCAGGTGTTCCGCAAGGCGTTCGGAGGCAAGGCGTGA
- a CDS encoding CDP-alcohol phosphatidyltransferase family protein → MTEKDKPLKTAPRAVPLPRTWDARAARWLVTPLVSTRVTPNHLTTLRLLIGVAGGFYLARGGFLHANIGAFLIVLSNFVDHTDGELARISGKTSRIGHFYDLAADALVTVLLFLGMGYGLGAVAGHSGAEWRVPPAVLGGIAGVAVAVIFFLRMRIEEMAGKAGTQQAFAGGFETEDVLYLLPLVTLTGVVSPFIIAASIGAPLFAIWVVLDYVRVTRRQRPAKETPQVWSSR, encoded by the coding sequence ATGACCGAAAAAGATAAACCTCTAAAAACGGCTCCGCGAGCGGTGCCACTACCGCGCACGTGGGATGCTCGCGCGGCGCGTTGGCTCGTCACTCCGCTCGTTTCCACGCGCGTTACCCCGAATCACCTGACCACGCTGCGACTCCTGATTGGTGTTGCCGGCGGCTTTTATCTGGCGCGCGGCGGCTTTCTGCACGCCAATATTGGCGCATTTCTTATCGTTTTGTCGAATTTTGTTGATCATACCGACGGCGAACTGGCGCGTATCAGCGGCAAGACCAGCCGTATCGGACATTTCTACGATCTCGCGGCGGACGCGCTTGTCACCGTCCTGCTGTTCTTGGGCATGGGCTACGGCCTCGGCGCCGTGGCCGGCCACTCGGGCGCCGAATGGCGTGTGCCGCCGGCCGTGCTGGGCGGCATCGCGGGCGTCGCGGTCGCCGTGATTTTTTTCCTGCGCATGCGCATCGAGGAAATGGCCGGCAAGGCGGGCACGCAACAGGCGTTCGCCGGTGGTTTCGAGACTGAGGACGTGCTGTATCTGCTACCCCTTGTCACGCTGACGGGCGTGGTGTCGCCGTTCATTATCGCGGCTTCGATCGGGGCGCCGTTGTTCGCCATCTGGGTGGTGCTCGACTACGTGCGCGTGACGCGCCGTCAGCGCCCCGCCAAGGAAACGCCTCAGGTGTGGAGCAGCAGATGA
- a CDS encoding FkbM family methyltransferase, whose product MGLQKRKVRIGDALFDITGDAGYLVSMGDTFEPATLDMLSSMVERDSHVIDVGANIGFTAIALSNFCPDGRVAAVEPVPRTFSLLEQNVKAAHATNVSCHNFALGATAGELLMQGNPDFLAGSFVADKFSIKDGNHFAERVPVHTLDDVLDQTGLTRLDAMKIDVEGFELDVFAGAQRTFAVFEPLVFMEMNHWCLSMFRRMTIPEFREQLLTVFPYVYAVQGTDTRDMTDDNAAYHVAHEHLNHGKFYNLLAGFDRGAVEGALNRYLEKRKASALPSTQLSPHEVAALIARADAAEQRARVFEYRSTELEKAVTAKEQLIWHLEAKLAASNG is encoded by the coding sequence ATGGGACTGCAAAAACGCAAAGTGCGCATTGGTGATGCGCTGTTCGACATCACTGGCGATGCTGGTTATCTGGTCAGCATGGGCGATACTTTCGAGCCCGCGACGCTCGATATGCTTTCTTCGATGGTTGAACGTGATTCGCACGTGATCGACGTCGGTGCCAACATAGGTTTCACCGCCATCGCCCTTTCGAACTTCTGCCCCGACGGCAGGGTCGCGGCGGTCGAACCCGTTCCCCGGACCTTCTCGCTTCTCGAGCAAAACGTTAAGGCGGCGCACGCAACGAACGTGAGTTGTCACAACTTTGCGTTGGGCGCGACGGCGGGTGAGCTGCTCATGCAAGGCAACCCAGACTTTCTGGCTGGCTCATTCGTCGCCGACAAATTCTCGATTAAAGACGGCAATCATTTCGCTGAGCGTGTGCCGGTCCATACTTTGGACGACGTTCTCGACCAGACCGGGCTGACTCGCCTCGACGCAATGAAAATCGACGTCGAAGGCTTCGAGCTAGATGTCTTCGCGGGTGCCCAGCGGACGTTCGCCGTCTTCGAGCCACTCGTATTCATGGAGATGAATCACTGGTGCCTCTCCATGTTCCGCCGGATGACAATCCCGGAATTCCGCGAGCAGCTCCTGACGGTTTTTCCGTACGTGTATGCGGTGCAGGGAACCGACACGCGTGACATGACCGACGACAACGCCGCCTATCATGTCGCACATGAGCACCTGAACCACGGCAAGTTTTATAACCTGCTCGCCGGTTTCGATCGAGGCGCTGTTGAGGGCGCACTGAACCGCTATCTGGAAAAGCGGAAAGCGAGCGCGTTGCCATCTACGCAACTTTCTCCACATGAAGTCGCAGCGCTAATCGCGCGAGCAGATGCAGCGGAACAGCGCGCACGCGTCTTCGAATATCGTTCGACCGAACTCGAGAAGGCAGTGACCGCGAAGGAACAACTGATCTGGCATCTGGAAGCCAAACTGGCAGCCTCAAACGGCTGA
- a CDS encoding phage GP46 family protein, whose translation MSDIKIYWDAANGRGDWQLLANDIATGDDLQSALLFSLFSDREAADDDVIPDGSNDRRGWWGDDGTDDVTGLTGSRLWLLARRKSPTDETLRDAYDYIVEAIQWLVETSVVARFDVSVQWARADMLASMIVAWPPCGGAPQTYNWAWGTN comes from the coding sequence ATGAGCGATATCAAGATCTACTGGGACGCCGCCAATGGGCGCGGTGACTGGCAGCTGCTCGCCAATGACATCGCCACCGGCGACGACCTTCAGTCGGCGCTGCTGTTCAGCCTGTTCAGCGATCGCGAAGCCGCGGACGATGATGTCATCCCTGACGGATCGAACGATCGGCGCGGCTGGTGGGGTGATGACGGCACCGATGACGTTACAGGCCTCACTGGCTCGCGCCTGTGGCTGCTCGCGCGGCGCAAATCGCCGACCGACGAGACGCTTCGGGATGCCTACGACTACATCGTCGAAGCGATTCAATGGCTTGTCGAAACGAGCGTCGTCGCGCGCTTTGACGTGAGCGTGCAGTGGGCACGCGCCGACATGCTCGCCAGCATGATTGTCGCGTGGCCGCCGTGCGGCGGCGCGCCACAGACCTATAACTGGGCGTGGGGAACGAACTGA